TTCCAACATAAACaacttgaaaaattaaaaaaacattatgaaaatttaatttttcggAAGAAAAAGTTGTACTTGAacggtaaaaaataaaagagtgtaatttgggaaaaaaaaaatattgatagcATGCACGTCAATAAGATTCAAAAGTGATAAAACAAAGCCTCTTAATTATAAGTCACCTCTACCTTAATACATTTTCcttcaaatgaaaatattatcgATTAGGAGTAACTCgatcttaaattaattaatttcataattttaagaGTGTAGAATTACATTATATTCTCACCATTCATCTTTTTAAGACATCATAGTCAAGATTAGTTATCCTGAAAGCTTTCAAGAAATTAacgatgataaaaaataatttattgtaagcaatgttttaaaagaatttCAACAGTAGAATAATTAAACTATACCAGAAAACAAACCGTGAACTGAAATATACTTAGTTTATGTTTAGGTCATAATATTTTATGacctattttatatttatggtGATTTTCTTTCGAATCAAATCAAATGCTAATAAAGTTGACACTCAATAAGATATTCTCTAAACTAAATTTGACTgttcataatatattaatttataagcTACTTAcctaagtttatatttttaatttgttttttagaaGAGTTTTGTATACTCGAAATTATGTATATACCTTTTAGATATACGATTTAATTGACTGGTTATTATTCAGATCATTCAAGCACTGTCTgcgaaaaaaacaaaacaagaaaagaaaaatcagtaAGGTAAGCAAATTCTGTTACAGGCTGAAATGTCAGAGATTACGTGAAAAACTTTGTCATGGAGAGCTTTGAGAAAATGAAAGTGTATAAGAATCGTCTCCTCTCTTAAATTATCAAACGAAGGAGATGAGGAAGGTCATATACAAAATTTCCTTTATCTCATGTTCAAgtcttgaaaataaaattttactctGCAGGTCTAAAATTGTTGTCTAATCtccataattaatatatttgatatacttataataatatctttaaataaattaaaaaaactgcAACCGAAAAATTTAATTGCAAcattcttgtttttttctttacaaagtTTGCATGCACGTATCATCTTGTTGGAAGTCTCACGTCGaccagaaataaaaataattcataatatataaatgggtaCCATTCTTATCTTTAAAACTGATTTTGTGAGATTGATTTAGGCTTTAAAATCTACTTTTAACATGGCATGAAAGTCATCTTAGAAAGTGAGATCttgacaaattaattaattataaaacataattttctctcaaatttaagttttattgcAACAACGTCAccacaattttaataataattaagtataatatTTGACACACTGTTTTGTTCGATACaacatacataatatatatataagagaaaaatagaaatgaattgATAGAAATATTGCTTAAATAAGAAAAGTAGTACACACATGACTTGGTTTAACTGTTAAATCAGTGGGCATGCTTTTGTACATGAGATAATATAtttgtgtgtgaaaaacaacaaaaatgaaataGCTGGAAAGAAAGCTTTTGCCTCTTTGTGAGTATTTTATTGAGGGGAGAAGTAGTTCACGGCCTCCCAAAGGTCactgaaaacaaataaaagtaggTCATGGACAACACTTGCTGTAGCTGCTAAAGTTGCATCGTCGTAAAAACACGTAACAAGGcctgtgtttttatttttaaaacactgTAGTGGTAAAAACATCGTGTAACAGTGTTTCCAAAACCTATAACTTGGAAACTTGATAATGAAAGAGAATGAATCGTAAGCATAAAAGATTTTGAAAGTGGAAGTGTTTGAGCAGCATATATAAGATTGAGGgagtgtgtgcgtgtgtgtagTTATTGTTTGGCCTATAGTACACACAGCATTATGAAGTAGGATATGCAGAATGTATGAAACTTAAAGAGAAAGAGGGAAATAAAATTGTTACTTAGAATATACAATAGAAGAAGCTAGGTAGCATAGAATAGAGAGAATATATATTGTCTGTTCCAAAACGTAATGGCCCCCACATCCTTCACGGGATGCTTCTGTGATATCGATTTCATCACGTGATACCTCCCTGTTCACTGTGCATGCTCACCCAATCACTCGCTGCTCGCTACTATCGTCACTTTGAGGTACATATCTTCTGTTCATTCTATGCTCTCTccatcgtcatcatcatcttcatcatcatgcAATCAGTAGTGTCCACGGAACTGCCTTTGCACCTTCATCACTGACCCATCTCCCACACCCATGAAATCTTTCGTTTCGGTCTTTGAACTTGAATCTACTTGCTTCTCCATTATTTCTGCTTCTCCACTTTCCCACTCTTCGATCCTCGGCATCACCATATGCTCCAAACTCTTCCTGCAACTCAAGGAAAACCCACTTCCCATGTTGCTGCTTGCCTGGGAATTCACCATCAGGTTGAAGTTTTCAGACTCGTTTCCTTGCTTGAAAATCTTCTGAATTTCTACCACATTGTTGCTTGACGTCATGTTCGGGTCTAACAAGCCAAAGCTAGAGCTGTCGAAGGGTAAATTATCATTACCATTACCATTACCACTCATCCTAGTAGATTCCATGTGACATGGGTACAAAGAGCTCACGCTATGCGACAACTcccctttgttttcttcttgctCTAGCTTTAGTCCATGATGAGGCACAGAAACACTGGCACTTGTAAAAGATGCTTCTGGGTATCGGTAATTTGTCCACTGTGCCTGTGACGACGCTGTCCCGAACATGTTGTTTGTTTCCGGCAACGTTGTTCCAGGTGAGAATACACTTGAATTGCCGGGAACAAGGCCAAGAGGATGGTTCAGTTGAAGATTTGTCTGGTCTAGCCATATCGGTAATCTTAGCTTATGTTCAACATGTTCCGCGGCGTCACCAAAATTCCCCATGTATGATTCTGAACCTGGCCCACCAAACTCTGAATGAAACCCGTGTAATTGTAGACCCTGAGGCATTAGTCTCGGGCCTTGCGCGTTCATCAAAATATCGTTTCCGAGGTTTGATAAAATTGCCGGAAGTCTCCCACTTTGTTCCACCATAGCGTCACAGAAAGCTCTATGCGTTACAAAGCTGTCCTTCCTGATTTGTCAAACAACTACAATAATTAATTCCCCATCTACCTCAACATTCTCCACTTCTCACCTCAAAAACATTAATTGCATTTAATAAACGTCCCAACACATACATTAAATTCAAGAATTAACCATTTCATTTCCTGtcatataataattaaacatgcaGCAAATGAAGTGGAGACATATAATTGAATGAGGTTGATATGATGATGAAGAATGTGTTAACAGTGATAGTGTAGATACCTGGAGAATATTGTGCCACAGTCACATTTGTACTGTCTAGTCCCACAAATCTTGTTATGGGCTTTCCAGTCAGATTGAACAGCGTATTTCTTGGAGCACTTTTCGCACTTCCACTTCTTCTCACCGTGCTTTCTGCTGAAGTGTTTCTTTATCCCAGTGAGGTCTCCCAAGGCTCTGCAAGGGTCATGGTGCACGCAACTCTTCTCTGGACACACGTACACCTTCTTCCTCACCACCTCTTCCTTCGATCTTTGCCGCAGCTTCCACGGCAGATTGTGCCCTCGCCGATGCAGCTGCAGGTTCTGGTCTCTCTGGAAACCCTTGTTGCACACTTCGCATATGAACCGGTTCGTCGCCATCAGCGACTTTGGCGACAGAGCAATCACTTCTGCATTCGGATCTGCTATATTGGGCCATTAATTTACCAACCCgtgattaattaatataatttttttttgaattatatataaaaagaaaaaataacatatacaaGACAAAGATGGAGATTGACATAAGAGAGAAGGACTTGGATGATAACTTGCCTGGTGTTCCGGGTAGGCTTCTTTTTCTCTTAGCTGATGATGAGTTTGGATTAGGGTTAAGATTAGGGTTTGAGTTTGGGTGGTGAACTTGAACTTGAACCGAGGAATCTCTGAGGTTGGAAGGGACAGTTGTTATTGCTTCACCAGACATCATGTTTGAAACCGAAGAGAATTGAAGTGTCCTAAACAAGCAACCTCGCAAATTCCGAAAGTACAAGCTAGCTCAAAAGTTTTGAAGCAGACAACGGTGACACAGGCACTGCAAAACAAAGTGGCATAACATGGAAgaagttaaaaaacaaaaaattggttTAATTTTGCGATTTGAGACAAGAAAAAGGTACACATACATACATAGATATAGATgagaagaaattgaaaatgGTTGTTTGACGTACATGTGAATTGCGGTGAGAGGAGAAATGTTAGAGAGTTTTTGGGTGAAATTGAAGAATTGtgaaagagaagagagaataaGGAAATAGTTAAAATGAATTGAATCTGATTTCTCTCCTTATCAACACGGCTGCTGAGGGTGTCAGTCAGCCATAGACTATGCTGGACCACTTTCTCTGTCTCTCGCTTTCGTGCACCATATATACCAATACCAATACATATACCTACTAATCAAACTAACACTGCTACTCTACCAAGTCAAATTAAACCACCTTCACACCGGTTTCTACCCTTCTTTGAGTTTTACCCGATTTACATTCACGTTAGATTAGAGataagatgattttataatatataaatatcgGTCTTTTTAGATTTAAAGTTAATTCTTAACATATATTTCTATTCATTTTAATCTCTTACacctatctatatatatatatatattttgttcatttttgtttattCATGAAGCTTTGCTTCTTCAGCCTGCCATTTCCTAGACTGCTAATGTTGTTGGAAAAGAAACCTTCTTAAATTTCACATATTTAACTATTAGGTTTTCTCtcgttaaaatatcatttaccatagtttttttatttctaaatatacaTATGATAGTTAATTTATGTTAGTTAAAGTGTCATCTCAGCAGTTCTTTAGATATTTTTGTTATGGCATGCAATAATCATTTCACTTCTCCACGTGGCTAAATATGGTAAAAGTTTAgatctttaaataaaaaaataaataaaatgacagATGCTCTATACTTGCACGCTGTGGCTAACAAATTGGTCCAcgtgataatataattaaacatgtaTTTTATGAAGATATATATGAGTTGGAATCTTGTTATGTAGAAACCTTACTGTAAATATtctgcatatatatatatatatatatatatatatatatatatatatatatatatatatatatatatatatatatatatatatatatatatatata
This region of Vigna unguiculata cultivar IT97K-499-35 chromosome 5, ASM411807v1, whole genome shotgun sequence genomic DNA includes:
- the LOC114183080 gene encoding zinc finger protein BALDIBIS-like isoform X1 encodes the protein MMSGEAITTVPSNLRDSSVQVQVHHPNSNPNLNPNPNSSSAKRKRSLPGTPADPNAEVIALSPKSLMATNRFICEVCNKGFQRDQNLQLHRRGHNLPWKLRQRSKEEVVRKKVYVCPEKSCVHHDPCRALGDLTGIKKHFSRKHGEKKWKCEKCSKKYAVQSDWKAHNKICGTRQYKCDCGTIFSRKDSFVTHRAFCDAMVEQSGRLPAILSNLGNDILMNAQGPRLMPQGLQLHGFHSEFGGPGSESYMGNFGDAAEHVEHKLRLPIWLDQTNLQLNHPLGLVPGNSSVFSPGTTLPETNNMFGTASSQAQWTNYRYPEASFTSASVSVPHHGLKLEQEENKGELSHSVSSLYPCHMESTRMSGNGNGNDNLPFDSSSFGLLDPNMTSSNNVVEIQKIFKQGNESENFNLMVNSQASSNMGSGFSLSCRKSLEHMVMPRIEEWESGEAEIMEKQVDSSSKTETKDFMGVGDGSVMKVQRQFRGHY
- the LOC114183080 gene encoding zinc finger protein BALDIBIS-like isoform X2, whose product is MMSGEAITTVPSNLRDSSVQVQVHHPNSNPNLNPNPNSSSAKRKRSLPGTPDPNAEVIALSPKSLMATNRFICEVCNKGFQRDQNLQLHRRGHNLPWKLRQRSKEEVVRKKVYVCPEKSCVHHDPCRALGDLTGIKKHFSRKHGEKKWKCEKCSKKYAVQSDWKAHNKICGTRQYKCDCGTIFSRKDSFVTHRAFCDAMVEQSGRLPAILSNLGNDILMNAQGPRLMPQGLQLHGFHSEFGGPGSESYMGNFGDAAEHVEHKLRLPIWLDQTNLQLNHPLGLVPGNSSVFSPGTTLPETNNMFGTASSQAQWTNYRYPEASFTSASVSVPHHGLKLEQEENKGELSHSVSSLYPCHMESTRMSGNGNGNDNLPFDSSSFGLLDPNMTSSNNVVEIQKIFKQGNESENFNLMVNSQASSNMGSGFSLSCRKSLEHMVMPRIEEWESGEAEIMEKQVDSSSKTETKDFMGVGDGSVMKVQRQFRGHY